Proteins from one Streptomyces sp. NBC_00289 genomic window:
- the glgX gene encoding glycogen debranching protein GlgX, producing MTARRSRKGVSAWSGHPYPLGASYDGEGTNFALFSEVAERVTLVLVDDAGGHREVRLTEVDGFVWHGYLPGVGPGQRYGYRVHGPWAPSLGHRCNPAKLLLDPYTRAVDGQADNHASLFERTPGGPSPADSAGHTMLGVVTDPAFDWGDDQPPRLSYADSVIYEAHVRGLTATHPDVPAELRGTYAGLAHPAVLGHLTSLGVTAVELMPVHQYLQDGVLQDRGLSNHWGYNTIGFFAPHNAYAAHGTRGQQVTEFKSMVKAMHAAGLEVILDVVYNHTAEGNEKGPTLSFRGIDNASYYRLVDGDWGHYYDTTGTGNSLLMRHPYVLQLIMDSLRYWVTEMHVDGFRFDLAATLARQFHEVDRLSAFFDLIQQDPVISRVKLIAEPWDVGEGGYQVGNFPPLWSEWNGKYRDAVRDFWRTEPHTLGEFASRLTGSSDLYAHNRRRPRASVNFVTAHDGFTLRDLVSYNDKHNEANGEDNRDGESDNRSWNCGAEGESRDPAVLSLRARQQRNFLATLLLSQGIPMLCHGDELGRTQHGNNNAYCQDNEVSWVDWELTAEQEALRDFTRYVIGLRAEHPVLRRRRFFLGETVRRAGQPLPDLVWLLPDAREMTEKDWQRSDAHSVGVFLNGDAIAEPGPRGRPLVDDSFLLLLNSYWEPVDFRLPDVTYGERWSTLIDTGDPQGAPDESEHKAGTELTVEARGLVLLSRPSRGVG from the coding sequence GTGACCGCGCGCCGCAGCCGGAAAGGGGTGTCCGCGTGGAGCGGGCACCCCTACCCGCTGGGTGCCTCCTACGATGGCGAGGGCACCAACTTCGCCCTGTTCAGCGAGGTCGCCGAGCGCGTCACCCTGGTCCTCGTCGACGACGCCGGCGGTCACCGCGAGGTCCGGCTGACCGAGGTCGACGGCTTCGTGTGGCACGGCTATCTGCCCGGTGTCGGACCGGGACAGCGTTACGGCTATCGGGTGCACGGCCCGTGGGCCCCGTCGCTCGGCCACCGCTGCAACCCGGCGAAGTTGCTCCTCGACCCGTACACCCGGGCCGTGGACGGGCAGGCGGACAACCACGCCTCGCTCTTCGAGCGCACGCCGGGTGGTCCGTCCCCGGCCGACAGCGCCGGACACACCATGCTCGGCGTGGTCACCGACCCGGCCTTCGACTGGGGCGACGACCAACCGCCCAGGCTGTCCTACGCCGACAGTGTGATCTACGAGGCCCACGTCCGCGGACTGACCGCCACCCACCCGGACGTCCCCGCCGAACTCCGCGGTACCTACGCCGGTCTGGCGCATCCGGCGGTCCTCGGGCACCTGACCTCGCTGGGCGTGACGGCCGTCGAACTGATGCCGGTGCACCAGTACCTCCAGGACGGCGTGCTCCAGGACCGCGGACTGTCGAACCACTGGGGCTACAACACGATCGGCTTCTTCGCCCCGCACAACGCCTACGCCGCCCACGGCACCCGCGGACAGCAGGTCACCGAGTTCAAGTCGATGGTGAAGGCGATGCACGCGGCGGGCCTCGAAGTCATCCTGGACGTCGTCTACAACCACACCGCCGAGGGCAACGAGAAGGGCCCGACGCTCTCCTTCCGCGGTATCGACAACGCGTCGTACTACCGCCTGGTGGACGGTGACTGGGGGCACTACTACGACACCACCGGCACCGGCAACAGTCTGCTGATGCGGCACCCCTACGTGCTGCAGCTGATCATGGACTCGCTGCGGTACTGGGTCACCGAGATGCACGTCGACGGCTTCCGCTTCGACCTCGCGGCCACGCTCGCCCGCCAGTTCCACGAGGTGGACCGGCTGTCCGCGTTCTTCGACCTGATCCAGCAGGACCCGGTGATCAGCCGCGTCAAGCTGATCGCCGAACCGTGGGACGTGGGGGAGGGCGGCTACCAGGTGGGCAACTTCCCGCCGCTGTGGTCGGAGTGGAACGGCAAGTACCGGGACGCGGTACGGGACTTCTGGCGGACCGAACCGCACACGCTCGGCGAGTTCGCCTCCCGGCTCACCGGCTCCTCGGACCTGTACGCGCACAACCGGCGCCGCCCGCGCGCCAGCGTCAACTTCGTGACCGCGCACGACGGGTTCACGCTGCGCGACCTGGTCTCCTACAACGACAAGCACAACGAGGCCAACGGCGAGGACAACCGGGACGGCGAGAGCGACAACCGGTCCTGGAACTGCGGGGCCGAGGGCGAGAGCCGCGACCCGGCCGTCCTGAGCCTGCGCGCCCGCCAGCAGCGCAACTTCCTCGCCACGCTGCTGCTGTCGCAGGGCATCCCGATGCTCTGCCACGGTGACGAGCTCGGCCGCACCCAGCACGGCAACAACAACGCCTACTGCCAGGACAATGAGGTGTCCTGGGTCGACTGGGAGCTGACCGCCGAACAGGAGGCGCTGCGGGACTTCACCCGGTACGTCATCGGGCTGCGCGCCGAGCACCCCGTGCTGCGCCGCCGCCGGTTCTTCCTCGGCGAGACCGTCAGACGCGCCGGCCAGCCGCTGCCCGACCTCGTGTGGCTGCTGCCGGACGCGCGCGAGATGACGGAGAAGGACTGGCAGCGCTCCGACGCGCACAGTGTCGGCGTCTTCCTCAACGGAGACGCCATCGCGGAGCCCGGCCCGCGCGGCCGGCCCCTGGTGGACGACTCCTTCCTGCTCCTGCTCAACAGCTACTGGGAGCCGGTCGACTTCCGGCTGCCGGACGTCACGTACGGCGAGCGCTGGTCGACACTGATCGACACCGGCGACCCGCAGGGTGCCCCGGACGAGTCTGAGCACAAGGCGGGGACGGAGCTGACAGTCGAGGCACGCGGTCTGGTCCTGCTGTCGCGGCCCTCCCGCGGGGTCGGCTGA
- a CDS encoding VOC family protein: protein MKHDSRLSGATDVFSSHSIFGAPCWVSLTSRDVGATEEFYTAVLGWRWRTAQLGDRFRVALAEGTPVAGIAAVASMWQMAVAWTPYFAVPDADQVVARVQERGGTAAVGPISFPPGRAALLADRDGATFGVWEGALVANWEKWRHAQPAFIRLHTRDAFDAAIFYGEVLDWASDRDGCCEVEYAGGEVVLRSGGDVVARIMSGALGSAPDPAIRPHWQVHFAVSDVTACTRAAEQHGGSVLSKDGDEAVLRDPDGAQFTVTSRTER from the coding sequence ATGAAGCACGACTCGAGACTCTCCGGCGCGACGGACGTCTTCTCCAGCCACTCCATCTTCGGCGCGCCCTGCTGGGTGAGCCTGACCAGCCGGGACGTCGGAGCCACGGAGGAGTTCTACACGGCGGTGCTGGGCTGGCGGTGGCGGACCGCCCAGCTGGGCGACCGGTTCCGGGTCGCGCTGGCGGAGGGCACACCCGTCGCCGGGATCGCCGCGGTGGCCTCCATGTGGCAGATGGCGGTGGCGTGGACGCCGTACTTCGCCGTGCCGGACGCGGACCAGGTCGTGGCGCGAGTGCAGGAACGCGGTGGTACGGCCGCGGTCGGCCCGATCTCCTTCCCGCCCGGACGGGCGGCGCTGCTGGCCGACCGGGACGGCGCGACCTTCGGCGTCTGGGAGGGCGCACTCGTCGCCAACTGGGAGAAGTGGCGCCACGCGCAGCCCGCCTTCATCAGGCTCCACACCCGCGACGCCTTCGACGCCGCCATCTTCTACGGCGAGGTCCTCGACTGGGCGTCGGACCGCGACGGCTGCTGCGAGGTCGAGTACGCGGGCGGCGAGGTGGTGCTGCGCAGCGGTGGTGACGTGGTGGCGCGCATCATGTCCGGGGCGCTGGGCTCGGCTCCCGACCCCGCCATCCGGCCGCACTGGCAGGTCCACTTCGCGGTCTCGGACGTGACGGCCTGCACCCGGGCCGCGGAGCAGCACGGCGGCAGTGTCCTGTCCAAGGACGGTGACGAGGCCGTGCTGCGGGATCCCGACGGCGCCCAGTTCACGGTGACCTCACGCACCGAGCGCTGA
- a CDS encoding ANTAR domain-containing protein, protein MASTSREPAEETDQICRLQEEVQQLKEAVASHAVVDQAIGMVVALGRVTPEQGWQVLKDVSQHTNIKLRNVADLILVWGRAGEMPPEIRAELEDAVDRYSPTQIPGAPRD, encoded by the coding sequence GTGGCATCGACATCTCGCGAACCCGCCGAGGAGACGGACCAGATCTGCCGGCTGCAGGAGGAAGTGCAGCAGCTGAAGGAGGCCGTCGCCTCACACGCCGTCGTGGACCAGGCGATCGGCATGGTCGTGGCGCTCGGCAGGGTGACCCCCGAGCAGGGGTGGCAGGTGCTGAAGGACGTCTCTCAGCACACGAACATCAAACTCCGCAATGTCGCGGATCTGATTCTCGTCTGGGGGCGGGCCGGAGAAATGCCTCCGGAGATCCGCGCCGAACTGGAAGACGCCGTCGACCGCTACAGCCCCACGCAGATTCCGGGGGCACCGAGGGACTGA
- a CDS encoding SigB/SigF/SigG family RNA polymerase sigma factor, translated as MRITTRTKQHPHDDAPDTTEAFVRLAALPEGPERKALRDELIRLWLPMAERIAMRFRGRGETVEDLYQVAALGLVKAVDHYDPERGSRFEAYAVPTVTGEIKRHFRDHLWTLHVPRRVQDLRNRVRQAMKELAQTTPGRGPTLAEIAVFAELSEDEVRTGMEALECFSTLSLEAEMPGTDGYALADAIGRPDPGYDVVVDRVAVRPCLDALPERERTILYLRFYKGMTQSGIAEQLGISQMHVSRLLSGCFDRLREEVLTDNR; from the coding sequence ATGCGCATCACCACCAGAACGAAGCAGCATCCGCACGACGACGCCCCCGACACCACCGAGGCCTTCGTCCGGCTCGCGGCACTGCCCGAGGGCCCGGAACGCAAGGCGCTCCGGGACGAGCTGATCCGGTTGTGGCTGCCGATGGCGGAACGGATCGCGATGCGTTTCCGGGGACGCGGCGAGACCGTCGAGGACCTGTACCAGGTGGCCGCGTTGGGCCTGGTCAAGGCCGTCGACCACTACGACCCGGAGCGCGGAAGCCGTTTCGAGGCGTACGCCGTGCCCACCGTCACCGGGGAGATCAAGCGGCACTTCCGCGATCACCTGTGGACCCTGCACGTGCCGCGGCGGGTCCAGGACCTGCGCAACCGGGTGCGCCAGGCCATGAAGGAGCTCGCCCAGACCACCCCCGGCCGCGGCCCGACCCTTGCCGAGATCGCCGTGTTCGCGGAGCTGAGCGAGGACGAGGTGCGCACCGGCATGGAGGCCCTGGAGTGCTTCTCCACCTTGTCGCTGGAGGCCGAGATGCCCGGCACCGACGGGTACGCGCTGGCGGACGCGATCGGCCGGCCCGACCCCGGCTACGACGTCGTGGTCGACCGGGTGGCCGTCAGGCCCTGTCTGGACGCGCTGCCGGAGCGCGAGCGCACGATTCTCTACCTGCGCTTCTACAAGGGGATGACGCAGAGCGGGATCGCGGAACAGCTCGGCATCTCACAGATGCACGTCTCCCGACTGCTCAGCGGCTGCTTCGACCGGCTTCGCGAAGAGGTCCTGACCGACAACCGCTGA
- the hemC gene encoding hydroxymethylbilane synthase has translation MSVPELIRIVSRDSPMALAQVERVRAELAVQHPGVRTEVVPVKTTGDKWLGDLSLVEGKGAFTKEVDAALLAGEADLAVHCVKDVPADRPLPAGTTFAAFLRRDDIRDALIHPDGLTLDELPAGTRVGTSSVRRVAQLAAGHPRLQCVPFRGNANRRLEKLAAGEADALLLAVSGLERIDRRDVISEILSPETMMPPIGAGILALQCREGDRDLIDTVSALGDPDTHREATAERMFLHVLQGHCNSPIAGFARVDRAGELSLRACVFTPDGKTRLNAHEWAGRLDPATLGTSVAVALLRQGAREIIDGIPH, from the coding sequence ATGTCCGTGCCCGAACTGATCCGTATCGTCTCCCGCGACTCGCCCATGGCGCTCGCCCAAGTGGAGCGTGTCCGCGCCGAGTTGGCCGTCCAGCATCCCGGTGTACGCACCGAGGTGGTGCCGGTGAAGACGACCGGGGACAAGTGGCTGGGCGATCTGTCCCTGGTCGAGGGCAAGGGCGCGTTCACCAAGGAGGTGGACGCGGCGCTGCTGGCCGGGGAGGCCGATCTCGCGGTCCACTGCGTCAAGGACGTGCCGGCCGACCGGCCCCTCCCGGCGGGTACGACGTTCGCGGCGTTCCTCCGGCGGGACGACATCCGCGACGCCCTGATCCATCCCGACGGGCTCACCCTGGACGAGCTGCCGGCCGGAACCCGGGTGGGCACCTCCTCGGTGCGCCGGGTCGCCCAGCTGGCGGCCGGCCACCCGCGGCTGCAGTGCGTGCCCTTCCGCGGCAACGCCAACCGGCGGCTGGAGAAGCTGGCGGCCGGAGAGGCGGACGCCCTGCTGCTCGCGGTCTCCGGCCTGGAGCGCATCGACCGGCGGGACGTGATCAGCGAGATCCTCTCCCCCGAGACGATGATGCCGCCGATCGGCGCGGGCATCCTCGCCCTCCAGTGCCGCGAGGGCGACCGCGACCTCATCGACACCGTCAGCGCGCTCGGCGACCCCGACACCCACCGGGAGGCGACCGCGGAACGCATGTTCCTGCACGTCCTTCAGGGGCACTGCAACAGCCCGATCGCCGGGTTCGCGCGGGTGGACCGCGCCGGGGAGCTGTCCCTGCGGGCCTGCGTCTTCACCCCGGACGGCAAGACCCGGCTGAACGCCCACGAGTGGGCGGGGCGGCTGGACCCGGCCACGCTGGGCACCTCGGTCGCCGTGGCCCTGCTGCGTCAGGGCGCCCGAGAGATCATCGACGGCATCCCGCACTGA
- a CDS encoding NPP1 family protein — protein sequence MSSSKTSSTHRKRWLTGLTGAVALVIAFPTAAFAAPPTALPANAEAGENTYQPAYDYDTDGCYPTPAIGPDGTVNGGLNPTGALNGSCHDASDLDNTNGYSRYKCNNGWCAYMYGLYFEKDQAVAGSSLGGHRNDWEHVVVWVQNDQVQYVSTSNHGSFSVHAASTVRFEGTHPKIVYHKDGISTHCFRLANTNDEPPENHKHTWQYPSLVGWNGYPAGLRDKLSAYNFGSANFGLKDANFASHLASAKPSGITFDPNA from the coding sequence GTGTCGTCGTCGAAGACGTCCTCAACGCACCGCAAAAGATGGCTCACCGGACTGACCGGAGCCGTCGCGCTCGTCATCGCCTTCCCCACCGCCGCCTTCGCGGCACCGCCCACGGCCCTGCCCGCCAACGCCGAGGCCGGCGAGAACACCTACCAGCCCGCCTACGACTACGACACGGACGGCTGCTACCCCACTCCGGCGATCGGCCCCGACGGCACCGTCAACGGCGGCCTCAACCCGACCGGCGCCCTCAACGGCAGCTGCCACGACGCCTCGGACCTCGACAACACCAACGGCTATTCGCGCTACAAGTGCAACAACGGCTGGTGCGCCTACATGTACGGGCTGTACTTCGAGAAGGACCAGGCCGTGGCGGGCAGCAGCCTGGGCGGACACCGCAACGACTGGGAACACGTCGTGGTGTGGGTGCAGAACGACCAGGTCCAGTACGTGTCGACCTCCAACCACGGCTCGTTCAGCGTGCACGCGGCCTCCACAGTCCGCTTCGAGGGCACGCACCCGAAGATCGTGTACCACAAGGACGGCATCAGCACGCACTGCTTCCGGCTGGCGAACACCAACGACGAGCCGCCGGAGAACCACAAGCACACCTGGCAGTATCCGTCGCTGGTCGGCTGGAACGGCTACCCGGCGGGCCTGCGCGACAAGCTGAGCGCCTACAACTTCGGCAGCGCCAACTTCGGCCTGAAGGACGCCAACTTCGCCTCCCACCTCGCGTCCGCCAAGCCCTCCGGCATCACGTTCGACCCCAACGCCTGA
- a CDS encoding ATP-dependent DNA ligase, with translation MPLPPIAPMLATPGSLPPAAEDARWAYETKQDGQRAVVYLPGDGTVTLRARSGEDITAAYPELLALGGALGATPAVLDGEILALDRQGRADFQLLQSRMGLAHSPGRAARRAAEVPAHLVLFDVLHLGRRSLLPLRYARRRGQLEELGLAGPFWSTPAALVGHGEQALRATREHGLEGLVCKRLDSVYEPGVRSRAWIKIRNMRSEDVVVGGWLPGRGRLTGLPGAVLVGQRAAGVLRYVGSVGTGWSHAERTRLAELLRDAATDACPFDPVPPAADAHWVVPRLVGEVRYSTRTRAGLLRQPSWLRLRTDLTPEESAAELPDDSV, from the coding sequence GTGCCCCTCCCGCCGATCGCCCCCATGCTCGCCACGCCCGGCTCCCTGCCGCCCGCCGCCGAGGACGCCCGCTGGGCCTACGAGACCAAGCAGGACGGCCAGCGGGCGGTGGTCTATCTGCCCGGGGACGGCACCGTGACACTGCGCGCCCGGTCCGGGGAGGACATCACCGCCGCGTACCCCGAACTGCTCGCGCTGGGAGGCGCTCTGGGCGCCACACCCGCCGTGCTCGACGGGGAGATCCTCGCCCTGGACCGACAGGGCCGCGCCGACTTCCAGTTGCTCCAGTCCCGGATGGGCCTCGCGCACTCCCCCGGCAGAGCCGCGCGGCGGGCGGCGGAGGTCCCCGCCCACCTGGTGCTGTTCGACGTGCTCCACCTCGGGCGGCGCTCCCTCCTCCCGCTGCGCTACGCGCGACGACGCGGCCAGTTGGAGGAACTGGGCCTGGCGGGGCCTTTCTGGTCCACGCCCGCCGCACTCGTCGGGCACGGCGAACAGGCGCTGCGGGCCACCCGCGAACACGGTCTGGAGGGCCTGGTCTGCAAGCGGCTGGACTCGGTGTACGAGCCGGGCGTGCGCTCACGGGCCTGGATCAAGATCCGCAACATGCGCAGCGAGGACGTCGTCGTCGGCGGCTGGCTACCGGGCAGGGGGCGGCTGACCGGGCTGCCGGGCGCCGTACTGGTCGGCCAGCGCGCCGCCGGGGTCCTGCGGTACGTCGGCAGTGTGGGCACCGGCTGGAGCCATGCCGAACGCACCCGGCTCGCCGAACTGCTGCGGGACGCCGCGACGGACGCCTGCCCCTTCGACCCCGTCCCGCCGGCCGCCGACGCGCACTGGGTCGTGCCCCGGCTGGTGGGCGAGGTCCGCTACAGCACCCGTACCAGGGCCGGGCTGCTGCGCCAGCCGTCCTGGCTACGGCTGCGCACGGACCTCACACCCGAGGAGTCGGCCGCCGAACTCCCGGACGACAGCGTCTGA
- a CDS encoding SDR family oxidoreductase, with amino-acid sequence MTTQPPAEQRVAIVTGGSRGIGRQVAQRLAADGFAVVVGYAGNQDAAEDVVRTIEAAGGSAVAARADVADETEVAAVFDLAEATYGGVDAVVHAAGRMPLSPVADLDLGELDSLYRTNIRGTFVVDQQAARRARPGGALVNFSTSVLGLAFPGYGAYAASKGAVEALTLILAREMRGRDVTVNAVAPGPTATELFLDGKDEETVARLAAQPPLERLGTPEDIASVVSFLVSPAGHWVNGQVLRANGGIV; translated from the coding sequence ATGACCACTCAGCCCCCGGCAGAGCAGCGCGTCGCGATCGTGACCGGTGGATCGCGCGGCATCGGACGCCAGGTCGCCCAGCGGCTCGCCGCCGACGGATTCGCCGTCGTCGTCGGATACGCGGGCAACCAGGACGCGGCAGAGGACGTCGTGCGCACCATCGAGGCCGCCGGCGGCAGCGCCGTCGCCGCCCGCGCGGACGTCGCCGACGAGACCGAGGTCGCCGCCGTGTTCGACCTGGCGGAGGCCACCTACGGCGGTGTCGACGCGGTCGTGCACGCGGCCGGCCGGATGCCGCTGTCCCCGGTCGCAGACCTCGACCTCGGCGAACTCGACTCCCTGTACCGCACCAACATCCGCGGCACCTTCGTGGTCGACCAGCAGGCCGCCCGCCGAGCGCGTCCGGGCGGAGCCCTCGTCAACTTCTCCACCTCGGTCCTCGGTCTCGCCTTCCCCGGCTACGGCGCCTACGCCGCGAGCAAGGGCGCGGTCGAGGCGCTGACCCTGATCCTCGCCCGGGAGATGCGCGGACGCGACGTGACCGTCAACGCCGTCGCCCCCGGCCCCACGGCCACCGAGCTGTTCCTCGACGGCAAGGACGAGGAGACCGTCGCCCGCCTGGCCGCCCAGCCCCCGCTGGAGCGCCTGGGGACGCCCGAGGACATCGCCTCCGTCGTGTCCTTCCTCGTCAGTCCGGCCGGCCACTGGGTCAACGGGCAGGTACTGCGGGCCAACGGCGGCATCGTCTGA
- a CDS encoding TetR/AcrR family transcriptional regulator produces the protein MDAREKILEAAAGLLAEAPVADVSTRAVCEAAGVGAPMLYRLFGDKAGLLAAVVDRGFEQYLVSKRTARPGDDPVQDLKNGWDNHTRFALEHPNHYRLMYSPELTAPPAAAQEAHALLHGILERCAAAGRLTVPPALATRMIMSANVGAALSLLTRPEQYPDPGFSARLRDAVIDALTRPAEPREQDGIPVAAATLAARLRAVPPPAFTAVESALLQQWLDKLSEG, from the coding sequence ATGGATGCGCGGGAGAAGATCTTGGAAGCGGCCGCCGGACTGCTGGCGGAGGCGCCGGTCGCCGACGTCTCCACCCGTGCCGTGTGCGAGGCGGCCGGGGTCGGAGCGCCGATGCTGTACCGGCTCTTCGGCGACAAGGCGGGACTGCTGGCCGCGGTCGTCGACCGGGGGTTCGAGCAGTACCTCGTGTCCAAGCGGACCGCCCGCCCCGGCGACGACCCCGTCCAGGACCTGAAGAACGGCTGGGACAACCACACACGCTTCGCGCTGGAACACCCCAATCACTACCGGCTGATGTACTCGCCCGAACTGACCGCGCCGCCCGCCGCGGCCCAGGAGGCGCACGCCCTGCTGCACGGCATCCTCGAACGCTGCGCGGCCGCGGGACGCCTGACCGTCCCGCCCGCCCTCGCCACCCGGATGATCATGTCCGCGAACGTCGGGGCGGCGCTGTCCCTGCTCACCAGACCGGAGCAGTACCCCGACCCGGGCTTCTCCGCCCGGTTGCGCGACGCCGTGATCGACGCGCTGACCCGCCCCGCCGAACCCCGGGAACAGGACGGCATCCCCGTCGCGGCCGCCACCCTCGCGGCCCGTCTGCGGGCCGTGCCGCCGCCGGCCTTCACCGCGGTGGAGTCGGCCCTTCTGCAGCAGTGGCTGGACAAGCTGTCCGAGGGCTGA
- a CDS encoding MFS transporter: MSDTLARPGDAGSGSPPRPNAVVAVLAFAGIVVALMQTLVIPIVPELPKLLDAPASDTAWAVTATLLAGAVATPVVGRLGDMFGKRRMLLVSVVLLVTGSVVCALSDALVPMVVGRALQGMASGVIPLGISIMRDELPAERLAGATALMSASLGVGGALGLPTAALIADHFDWHMLFWSSAAMGVIAFVLVLLIVPESPVRSGGRFDVVGAVGMATGLVCLLLAVSKGADWGWTSGTTLGLFAAAVLVLVVWGVFELRTSQPLVDLRTTARRQVLVTNLASIAIGFSMFAMSLVLPQLLQLPAQTGYGLGRSLLTAGLVMAPSGLVMMATAPISAAVSKARGPKVTLMIGALIVAAGYGINIVLMSEVWHLVVVSCVIGAGIGFTYGSMPALIMGAVPASETAAANSLNTLMRSIGTSVASAIAGVILSQMTVDFGGFALPSENGFKTVMALGAGAALLACGVASFIPRQRTAVTAAAAPTGAEATADAPSAH; this comes from the coding sequence ATGTCCGACACCCTTGCCCGACCCGGCGACGCCGGGAGCGGCTCCCCGCCACGGCCGAATGCCGTGGTGGCGGTGCTGGCCTTCGCCGGAATCGTCGTCGCGCTGATGCAGACCCTGGTCATCCCGATCGTGCCCGAGCTGCCCAAGCTGCTCGACGCCCCGGCCTCCGACACCGCCTGGGCGGTGACGGCGACCCTGCTGGCCGGCGCGGTCGCGACCCCCGTCGTGGGCCGCCTCGGCGACATGTTCGGCAAGCGCCGCATGCTGCTGGTCAGCGTCGTCCTGCTGGTCACCGGCTCCGTGGTGTGCGCCCTCAGCGACGCCCTGGTTCCCATGGTCGTCGGCCGGGCTCTGCAGGGCATGGCATCCGGTGTCATCCCGCTGGGCATCAGCATCATGCGCGACGAACTGCCCGCGGAACGGCTGGCCGGCGCCACCGCGCTGATGAGTGCCTCCCTCGGTGTCGGCGGGGCCCTCGGTCTGCCCACCGCCGCGCTGATCGCCGACCACTTCGACTGGCACATGCTGTTCTGGAGCTCGGCGGCGATGGGCGTGATCGCCTTCGTCCTGGTCCTGCTGATCGTGCCCGAGTCGCCGGTCCGCAGCGGGGGCCGCTTCGACGTGGTCGGCGCCGTCGGCATGGCGACCGGGCTGGTGTGCCTGCTGCTGGCCGTCTCCAAGGGCGCGGACTGGGGCTGGACCAGCGGCACCACCCTCGGACTGTTCGCCGCGGCCGTGCTCGTGCTCGTCGTCTGGGGTGTCTTCGAGCTGCGCACCAGCCAGCCACTGGTCGACCTGCGCACCACCGCCCGCCGCCAGGTGCTGGTCACGAACCTCGCCTCGATCGCGATCGGCTTCTCGATGTTCGCGATGTCCCTGGTCCTGCCGCAGCTGCTGCAACTGCCCGCGCAGACCGGCTACGGTCTGGGCAGGTCGCTGCTGACCGCCGGCCTCGTCATGGCGCCGTCCGGCCTGGTCATGATGGCCACCGCCCCGATCTCCGCGGCCGTCTCCAAGGCCAGGGGTCCCAAGGTCACACTGATGATCGGCGCGCTGATCGTCGCCGCCGGCTACGGGATCAACATCGTGCTGATGTCCGAGGTGTGGCATCTGGTCGTGGTCTCCTGTGTGATCGGCGCCGGCATCGGCTTCACCTACGGCTCGATGCCCGCCCTGATCATGGGCGCCGTACCGGCGAGCGAGACGGCCGCCGCGAACAGCCTCAACACCCTGATGCGCTCCATCGGCACCTCGGTGGCCAGCGCGATCGCCGGCGTCATCCTGTCGCAGATGACCGTCGACTTCGGCGGCTTCGCCCTGCCCTCGGAGAACGGCTTCAAGACGGTGATGGCCCTCGGCGCCGGGGCGGCTCTGCTCGCCTGCGGCGTGGCCTCGTTCATCCCGCGTCAGCGCACCGCCGTGACAGCCGCGGCCGCGCCCACGGGCGCGGAGGCGACCGCCGACGCGCCCTCGGCTCACTGA
- a CDS encoding TetR/AcrR family transcriptional regulator — MTGRAVRAEQASATRELILTAAERLFAERGVYAVSNRQVSEAAGQGNNAAVGYHFGTKADLVRAIVRKHATRIEEIRARLVAGVGDSTDVRDWVDCLVRPVPEHLAALGGPTWYARFCAQVMTDPALHRIMTEESLTSPSLRRIIDGLDRCLPELPPEVRAERGELVRHLIVHMPAERERALAGDTPTAHRTWRDAAAGLADAVLGMWTAPVTSGG; from the coding sequence TTGACCGGCAGGGCGGTGCGGGCGGAGCAGGCGAGTGCGACCCGGGAACTGATCCTGACCGCGGCGGAGCGGCTGTTCGCGGAGCGCGGCGTGTACGCGGTGTCCAACCGCCAGGTGAGCGAGGCGGCGGGACAGGGCAACAACGCGGCCGTCGGCTACCACTTCGGCACCAAGGCCGACCTGGTCCGCGCGATCGTCCGCAAGCACGCGACCCGGATCGAGGAGATCCGCGCCCGGCTGGTGGCCGGTGTCGGCGACTCCACGGACGTACGCGACTGGGTGGACTGCCTGGTCCGTCCCGTCCCCGAACATCTCGCCGCCCTCGGCGGCCCCACCTGGTACGCCCGTTTCTGCGCCCAGGTGATGACCGACCCGGCGCTCCACCGCATCATGACGGAGGAGTCGCTCACCTCCCCGTCGCTGCGGCGGATCATCGACGGGCTCGACCGCTGCCTGCCCGAACTGCCCCCCGAGGTCCGCGCCGAACGCGGTGAGCTGGTCCGTCACCTGATCGTCCACATGCCCGCCGAGCGCGAACGCGCGCTGGCGGGTGACACCCCCACGGCGCACCGCACCTGGCGCGACGCGGCGGCGGGCCTCGCGGACGCGGTCCTCGGCATGTGGACGGCGCCTGTCACATCCGGCGGGTGA